A section of the Schistosoma haematobium chromosome ZW, whole genome shotgun sequence genome encodes:
- a CDS encoding hypothetical protein (EggNog:ENOG410QCPP) has protein sequence MSIVFPAMWPHFSAAAWTKSLIHGPPPSVEEKVDNSDGWGALARQWAHQRSSQLQPHYTNNVALPPPPPPPPPPPPPPPPSPPPPPIAFIPATQIQSNTSNLVSNASRVDSSHLLIQNSLLCAQENPLPSQSMCSVPEHQGAPQSSWSSFENSRVSQNSWSTNSGQAYSQNLCTAPGYHGPPQSAWPSYNNHERSQNAWPSQASLQSKWSAHESHSYGNKVPQGYSNTISLPGPSSQYYEHNHHQINYPSSENSNNPGIHCKSYEEQYYSVGSGHTGQNTRYQKRWTQNDQGDCDYGSHASEVYDYNHSYSLERSFNSSAVRPANPYNQPYPRSNQNNRSMWPRNPESFQPVESFPPPEQFNDMHLHRPSYQYQVRVVGLFGVY, from the coding sequence ATGTCTATTGTTTTTCCAGCTATGTGGCCTCATTTCTCCGCTGCCGCCTGGACAAAATCCCTCATTCATGGCCCTCCACCATCCGTTGAGGAAAAAGTGGATAATTCTGATGGCTGGGGAGCCCTAGCTCGACAGTGGGCTCATCAGCGTAGTAGCCAATTGCAGCCTCATTACACTAACAACGTAGCTCtacctcctcctcctcctccacctccacctccacccCCACCACCCCCTCCTTCTCCGCCTCCGCCACCAATCGCTTTTATACCAGCAACTCAAATCCAGTCAAATACAAGCAACTTAGTTTCCAATGCATCCAGAGTTGACTCCAGCCACCTATTAATCCAAAACTCCCTATTATGTGCACAAGAGAACCCCCTTCCCTCACAAAGTATGTGCTCAGTACCTGAACATCAGGGGGCTCCACAGAGTTCTTGGTCTTCATTCGAAAATTCCAGGGTCTCGCAAAATTCGTGGTCTACAAATAGCGGTCAAGCATATTCACAGAATTTGTGTACGGCACCTGGATATCATGGTCCTCCTCAAAGTGCTTGGCCATCCTATAATAATCATGAGCGTTCCCAGAATGCTTGGCCTTCACAAGCAAGCTTACAAAGCAAATGGTCGGCACATGAAAGTCACTCTTATGGTAACAAAGTTCCACAGGGATATAGTAATACCATTTCCCTGCCAGGTCCTTCGTCTCAATATTATGAACATAATCACCATCAAATCAATTATCCTTCcagtgaaaattcaaacaatCCTGGTATACATTGTAAGTCTTATGAGGAACAGTATTACAGTGTGGGGAGTGGCCATACGGGTCAAAACACACGCTATCAAAAGAGATGGACTCAAAATGATCAGGGTGATTGCGATTATGGTTCTCACGCTTCAGAAGTTTATGATTATAACCATTCTTACTCTCTTGAAAGGTCATTTAACTCGTCAGCTGTCAGACCGGCTAATCCTTATAACCAACCCTATCCACGTTCTAACCAGAATAATCGTAGCATGTGGCCTAGAAATCCCGAGTCTTTCCAACCCGTAGAAAGCTTTCCTCCACCTGAGCAATTCAACGATATGCACCTTCACCGTCCGAGTTATCAATATCAAGTGAGAGTTGTGGGTTTGTTTGGGGTTTACTAA